The genomic stretch AGGAAACCGGTGTATGAATGCCTCGAATCCCTCTTGGAGATGAGCTTTTGGTTACATTTTATCTTTCACATTGCAATAGAGTAAATCCGAATGCTATTACGATCGTTACGATTTCATGTTGTAGTCCTTTTCGCTGATCTTGCATGCATTGCTccaattattattaattatttttgttgAGATCATCAGTGGGGATTTCATGTTGGCAATCTTGATATATAGGTCGTGATTTGTGCCGGTTCTTGAATGGCAACCATGGTCGCTGCGAGTGGTAGTCTAGGGTCATCACCTATGTCTAATCAAGAGAAATGTAGCAGGAATAAGAGGAAGTTTCAAACTGATTCACCTGTTCTTGACCCATCTGATCCTTCTCTCATGGAAAGTGCAATCCATGAGTATGAACCATTTCCAACTGGGCCATTGAGTAATCATGATCTTGAGAAGCACGTAAGCGCCTGCAGTACATGTAGAGCTCTTACCCATAGCCTCAAAGAGGTACTCGATTTGGAGGATGTTAAATATACAGACTGGAGCGGCATGATGGAAACCCAACTTGAGGAGCTTCTCTTGAGTAATTTGGACATAGCTTTTAAGAGTGCAATAAAGAAGATCACTTTGTATGGATACAAAGAGTCCGTCGCAATTAATGCTCTATTAAGAATCGGCCGTTGCTATGGTTGTAAAGATCCTGTTTCGAACATTGTGGAACATGCTCTGGAGTACCTGTCAAGCGGGAAAGCAGTGGATATTTCAAGCAGAGAGAACTCATCTGAGGATATGAGGAAGTTGCAGAAGAGCTTGTTGGAAGACATGGTTAATGTGCTTAGGAAGATGCGGCCTTTCTATAGCAGAGGTGAAGCAATGTGGTCCTTGTTGATCCATGATATTAATCTTTCCCATGCATGTATAACAGATGGTGATACTTTCAGTGGTTCAGGATGCAATGAGATCTCAAGGGCTCCTGCTGTGCAGTCAAATGTAGAGCCGAATACCAATGGCACTACTACTTCAGTCATGGTGGAAAGCAATGTCCCTGAAAGTGATAAGCTAAAACCGTCAATAACTCATCCTCAAATTACTTCCAAAGCTGAAATGCCACCTTTGGGTGGTGTCCCAGGCTTAACTTCTTCAAAATTTTATGCCTCAAGCATTGTGCATGGCGCAACTTCTAGTTCAGGTCCCATGAAGGAGAATCCACCATCGTCATCTAAATCTGCAGAGGAGGAATTCCGGTCTCAGACTGTGGCTAAACCTTCTCTAACACGAGAAAAGCTTGCAGGTAGTAGAAAGGGGCTTGCAGGTAGTTCTAGGAATCGATACAGGTCAACTCATTTGGAAAGGAATAACCGAGGTCATGGACATAGATCAGCTTCGAGATTATCCAAAAATAGCAACTTGGGTAACCTGCTGTTAGACAAAAAATGCAAATCAATTTCCGATTCTGTAAGCATGGATCCTAAAAGCTCTCCTCTTAAACTAGATAAAACAGTTGATCTCCTAACATCACAATCATATACGACTCAGAACTTTTCTTTTACTGCTGGCTCATCATCGTCTGGCACGGACAAAGTTAGCAATAGTGCTTCATTACTTGCTGCAAACACCGATGCTTCCTTATTACTTTCTAGTAATATCAGCGATGACATCAGTACCAGACCTAATGATACTGCTGTATCTAAAAAGAGTAGTAGCATTTCCAGCTTTCTGTGCCATCAGGCTGGTTCCAATTGTGCTGCGGATGCAAAGGATGAGATATTGGTCAAGTTAGTCCCCCGTGTTCAGGAGCTGCAGACCCAACTGCAGGATTGGAGAGATTGG from Musa acuminata AAA Group cultivar baxijiao chromosome BXJ1-3, Cavendish_Baxijiao_AAA, whole genome shotgun sequence encodes the following:
- the LOC135587004 gene encoding putative E3 ubiquitin-protein ligase RF298, yielding MATMVAASGSLGSSPMSNQEKCSRNKRKFQTDSPVLDPSDPSLMESAIHEYEPFPTGPLSNHDLEKHVSACSTCRALTHSLKEVLDLEDVKYTDWSGMMETQLEELLLSNLDIAFKSAIKKITLYGYKESVAINALLRIGRCYGCKDPVSNIVEHALEYLSSGKAVDISSRENSSEDMRKLQKSLLEDMVNVLRKMRPFYSRGEAMWSLLIHDINLSHACITDGDTFSGSGCNEISRAPAVQSNVEPNTNGTTTSVMVESNVPESDKLKPSITHPQITSKAEMPPLGGVPGLTSSKFYASSIVHGATSSSGPMKENPPSSSKSAEEEFRSQTVAKPSLTREKLAGSRKGLAGSSRNRYRSTHLERNNRGHGHRSASRLSKNSNLGNLLLDKKCKSISDSVSMDPKSSPLKLDKTVDLLTSQSYTTQNFSFTAGSSSSGTDKVSNSASLLAANTDASLLLSSNISDDISTRPNDTAVSKKSSSISSFLCHQAGSNCAADAKDEILVKLVPRVQELQTQLQDWRDWAQQKVMQAARRLSKDKVELQILRQEKEEATRLLKEKETLEVSMMKKVAETEYAWSKACAQYEMSNATMGKLENDNNKLRQALEIAKSHATKLAANCQEASMREIMTLKKIHSWEKEKVMFNEELAAEKNKLSRLRHQLEEAKDCHDQSEAAWKQEEKAKEESLMQAAAQKNERENIEASAKLEEDAFILKTEIGLQRYKDDIRTLENQIAKLRLKSCTKIPVLSWDTSVHSNTDMGDSQGSGNGDIRRDRECVMCLTEEMSVVFLPCSHQVVCAKCNELHEKQGMKDCPSCRTPIRRRIYVRSAYS